In a genomic window of Gadus macrocephalus chromosome 9, ASM3116895v1:
- the rlig1 gene encoding RNA ligase 1: MSRLSSVQQKVPCLFLTEVKQEQSRKRLGQPFQVIATEHLNPLALESNVESALATEKLDGTCCYVTYYEGQPYLWARLDRKPTKLADKSFKKYQHSHKSSKGFTWKVEEDFRTVPEAWIPAHGVKHHEGTPVPDDHGHIPGWVPVQTDNKQYCWHSSTVDYDAGVALVLRPGDQSPDLLELALVPLVDLMEQTLELIGTNVNGNPYGMGAKKQPLHALVSHGSVGVGGPSSPPPLDLQGLTSWFQESREGGVEGIVWHCDDGTLVKVHRHHLGLGWPDGDCSFSSRPVEVRVDWTADHDYRLHTKDLFASLSRLDGQRFSRLQDVRFDT; the protein is encoded by the exons ATGTCACGTCTCAGTTCAGTTCAACAGAAGgtgccatgtttatttttgACGGAAGTGAAACAGGAACAATCCAGAAAACGGCTTGGCCAG CCGTTTCAGGTTATTGCCACTGAACACCTCAACCCCTTGGCGTTAGAATCTAACGTGGAGAGTGCGCTGGCCACAGAAAAactggatggcacctgctgctaTGTGACATATTATGAAG GGCAACCATATCTCTGGGCTCGACTGGACCGAAAGCCTACCAAACTAGCCGACAAGAGCTTCAAAAAATATCAGCATTCTCACAAAAGTTCTAAAG GTTTCACATGGAAGGTAGAGGAGGACTTCAGGACCGTTCCAGAGGCTTGGATCCCCGCTCACGGTGTCAAACATCACGAGGGAACACCAGTCCCCGACGATCACGGACATATTCCAG GCTGGGTTCCGGTGCAGACGGACAACAAGCAGTACTGCTGGCACTCCTCCACCGTGGACTACGACGCCGGGGTCGCCCTGGTCCTACGGCCCGGAGACCAGAGCCCCGACCTGCTGGAGCTGGCCCTGGTCCCCCTGGTCGACCTGATGGAGCAAACACTGGAGCTCATCGGCACCAACGTCAACGGGAACCCGTACG GGATGGGGGCCAAGAAGCAGCCCCTTCACGCCCTGGTGTCCCACGGCAGCGTGGGGGTCggggggccctcctccccccccccactggaccTCCAGGGCCTGACCTCCTGGTTCCAGGAGAGCCgcgaggggggggtggagggcatCGTGTGGCACTGTGACGACGGCACCCTGGTCAAG gtccaccgccaccacctggGTCTGGGCTGGCCGGACGGCGACTGCTCCTTCAGCTCGAGGCCCGTGGAGGTGCGCGTCGACTGGACGGCGGACCATGACTACCGCCTCCACACCAAGGATCTGTTCGCCTCCCTCTCCCGGCTGGACGGACAGCGCTTCAGCCGGCTACAGGACGTCCGCTTCGACACGTAG